TACAGTCTTTGTGTTGGCCTGATTTTTTGGTAGGAGTTTAAAACTGCTGATGGCATGGGTGAGTATGTGTGAGGGGAAGGGGATTGAGCACTGTCAtgacaactggggggggggactagcGGTTGCTCTTCATTGCCTCCTTGGCGGCCAGGATGAGAGGCGTCAGGCTGGACAAGGGCTTAGCCAGCTTCAGGAAAGGATGCTGCCGAAGAAACAAGACGACAGGTTTAAGGAGGTGTCACTCAAAACCAGTAACCAATCCTGTGATAACAGGAACACTGTCTTTCCACCTCCCAGCTGACATGAAATGACACTGACCTCACCATGACCCTCACTCTGGGCACATTTACATAGCAGTCAAAGTCGAGTTCTCTGATTGGCCAGGCAGCAGGTGCAGGCAGCACTCACCTGCAGAAGTTCCTTGCCGCCGCCCCTCTTCTCGACATCCATCTCCAAACAGCGGTTCAGGAAATCCCGGAAGATGGGGGACAGCTTCTCAGGGTTCTGCAGCTCTGGGGTGCCGTTAGTGGCAATCAGGTACAGCGCCTAAAGGGAAGATGGAGTAATGAGAGGATGGCATGAAAGTGCTGTGACAGCAAGGGTAGGACATCACAAGTCCTGGCTGAGGCACTGCTGCTGTACCTTTCAATGCTGAACTGACAAACTATGTAGAGCAAAAGACGATATGCAAGTTGCCTTGGGAAATCGCTACTCGTAAGTTTTTTGCCTTTCCTTTCTCTACCACGTTGATTTCGGACAGTAGCTTTCAAAGGTACAACAACAGTGCCCCAGAGAGAACACAATTTACTAATGTGCTGGAGACACAGGGACAATTTCAAGTCCCTGCCAGGTGACCCACTTCGACGAccccctaagggagagcccttACCCTCAGCGGGTTCTCATTGAGATACGGAGGCTCTCCTTCCACCATCTCGATGGCCATGATGCCCAGCGACCAGATGTCCACCTTAGGGCCATAGGCCTTCCGGGTCACGACCTCGGGGGCCATCCAGTAGGGCGTGCCCACCATGGTGCTGCGCTTGCTCTGCTCGGGGGTGATCTGGGCACAGAAGCCAAAGTCGGCTGTGGGGCAGAAGCAGCGGGCGGCTTAATTTGGGTTTCATGGCTGGGgatgatggtgatggtgatgattACAGGAGGCTGATCAGAATTCTGTGTTCAACCTGTAGCACCAGGCAGGTGAACCTACTGAGCTTGACGGAGCCGTCCATGCCCAAAAGGACATTGTCACTCTTGATGTCCCTATGGATCACCTGGTTGGCATGTAGGAACTCCAGGGCCTGAAGACACTACAGGACATGAAGGAGATGAGGGTCACTGTGCCTGATGGTGGGGAGTCATCTCACCAAACAGCCAACACATTCATCTACCCAATGAATGAGTTAATCCCTGAAGTTCATGACTGAGAAACTCGCCGTCAAAAGAATTGAAATCTCATTGGCTAACACAGCTCACATTCCAGAATAATGAATCTATCTGGATGCTCATAAATGGTTATGGCAGCACAGAAGGTCCTTAGTTGAAGTGTTTGTGCCTGACACACCTCTCGACACACAGCAGCAATCTGTGCCTCGTCCATGCAGGTCTCTGTCACCACATCGGTCAGGGAGCCACCGGCGAGGTACTCCATCACTACGAAGAGCTCGTCTCCCACCAGGAAACTGCGGCAAGACATTTCTACATGGAATTTTCCATTCCTGCCCTCAATGGACCCAGTGTTACAGCTTGCTGTTACAAAACAGCCTCGTTCAAAAGGGCTCCTATTGGTCAGTTTGACACCATAGCGATATATCAAATCAGCCTATTGTACCGCAGGCACATAAATGATACAATTCCTGGAGCGGTTGGCCCGGTTTGGCCCAAGCATGGTACCTGTCCAGGAAGTTGACGATGTTAGGGTTCTTCAGCTCCTTCATCACCAGGATCTCATTGATGATCAGCTCCTTCTTGGGCTGCTTCTGCAGGTTGATCTGCTTGATAGCCACCTGGGTGGGAACAAAGGGGACACTTCCTGGTTACCCACCCCATGCCTTTTTAGGATCAGCCAATCATCAGCTTAACATAGAGCACTGCCCATTCACGTGatattgggtgcgttcgacttgggcttaggtctgtctgcagctgacgtgacgtggagcgcgatctgccggcgactgcaggggtggagtataaactaaCTGCAGCCAagcggacaacttctactcctcgtagtctgcgagacctgactgcaatggcagcactgccagaagggtccagataatctatacaaatatcacctgcattaccattactttttttttttttttttttacaataagcAACTCCGgatccaaactgttagcagtgaaaaaaataaactattgtgtatagaggccatgtgtaaaaagatagctgccaggaaaaagatcaaatacatgtatttcaaggaatCAAAGTTTTTActgtcatgtacagagtacaatgcagttcttacttgaatgccttcttcacagactagacaattaaacaaataaagcagcgcaacattacactaactaacaataaatcacaggtgtcaaactccagtcctggagagccagggccctgcacatttttgggtttcccctcatttaacacacctgattcaactccatgtgccaattaccacacagcttttgagctgaatcatttgttgCGGAACAGGGagagaactaagctacacagggctccggccccccaggactggagttcgaCACCCCTGCAATAGACAAAcaactaacttacgtgtactattagagcatttatttaaactttattctatccatccattttctgaaatcgcttaatcccaactgtgGTTGCGAGGGGGAccagagccaatcccaggaacaatgggtgcAGGCGGGAACCGGGGCAGTCGCCTACACAccgcagggcgcacacactcacacaactacagggccaatttagactcaccaatcaacctatcctgcatgattttattttaccaggtaaattaactgaaaaccagttctcactgctttatgtacTTTTCGacagaaatagcagataacgcatcggaactgcctgggataaaaacgtcatgcatgtgactaaactcttcagccaataagggcaaagttgtgtcgtcagggaggcggttccagtttgtgcagctggcTCAGAGGTGCTGCACAAGCTGTCTTAAGTCatcttgctcttgcaaggttttcgtgtcatgtgacatggtgacgtgtggtgacgttttgcagcgccggctGAAGTcggaataaaaaaaatctaaccatgatacattgcgtcaggaccagaatgcattgctttaagccagcgctgtaagtgGCTGCAAAAAGTCGAATGCACCCATTGTTTGCAGGGGGCAGGATGctgaccccagctgaaagctgattggctcctggaGTGTCCCCTCCCTTGAATGGCTAAGGATAAGATGCCCTCTATGAATTATTGCTCCTCATAAGCACCCCCCACAAAACTCCTACAATTTCCCCTGCTTGCACAGGACTGTCACCCAGCCCGTTAGGAACTTCCTAGATGTTCACCTCACCCCACGCCTCATACACTGCCACACGGCTTAATACCTCACCTCCTGTCCCGTGGCAACGTCGATAGCTGTGAACACTGTGCCGGAAGCCCTGCAGGATGAGATGGTTTTATGGCGCATGCTTTCAACCAACTAACGACATCACCCAACAAGCCATCACACATATGCTCACTAACCAAGAGCTCGGTCACATGACCATAGTGAGTCACAGCGGCGGCTGTCGGCACACCAGGCAAACCGCAGTGTCTCATGCAGACACGTGATTGGTGACTCACCCCTGGCCGATCTTCTCGTATCGCGTGTACTTCTTCTTGGGGTCTCCGATACTGACAATGGTTCCTAGGGGAGAAGTGGGGTGTGATGATCTGTGAAAAGGACGGGGGCAGGCATGTGCGTCCTCCCGCAATTAAGCTGCGTGATGTGTAATGCGTACGGTTTTAACATCATGAAGCATGTAATGCGTAATGTGTGTGATCTGCCTCTAAGCACACTGAAGGGGGGAAGACACCTTGGTAATGTTCAGGGAGCACCACTACGGGATGAGGAAAAGGAAGGCATTCAGGGACCCTGACACCAGGGGGAGCCCATGAGAGTATGAGCATGGATAACGGTAACTGTTGTGCAGGAGGAGGACCGGGATGACGTACGCAGTTTGTCCATGATCTCCTCATCCGTCATCTTTCCCTTCTTCTTCTGCTTGTCTGCGGCCCTGCTGGCAGCGTCACCCTCTGGGCTCGTCGTTGGGAGGGGGATGGGATCGATGACGGAGCGTGTGTACACCTGTAGGGGGCACCATGACCCAGGTGAGCTCATGCGGAAGACTGTGCTATAGGAGGGACAGTGGAGGGGCGGTGGCAGTGACTCACTGATTTGGTATGCTCCGGCCGCGGTGCAACCACGGGGGGAGGGGCCTCTTCATCGTCGTCGTCGAGGTCCTGCGATTGGGCCACAGACGGCTCTGTGCCCTTCttggcaggctggggggggggcattttaagcaCATTACCATCCTGCAGGGCTGCAGTTCTGTGCTCCGTGAGCTTTGTGACCGTAACCACCCAACAGCCGGAGGTGAGGCCAGAACATGTGATGCACACTGATGATCTACCCTGCAGCCACTACTGGTTAAAAAGTTGCGATTGGTCGACTTTGCAGATATGacgggtcatgtgaccagtgaCTGATTAACTGGATTTGATCCTGGGGGGAGTGGGGCGGGGAGCTGGATACTCACCGGCTGAGCACCTGATGGAAACCCGTCTTTTTCTAGAAAAGCAACAAAGTAAAAGGGAACAAGTTAGCTGGGGGGTTGGCAGAGGTCAGGACACATGCAGATGGGAGGAGGGACAGCACCCACCTGAGGAGAAGCTGAGGTATTTCTGCTTGTTGTTGCCGGTGGAGTCGTAGAACTTGAGCACGTCCAGTACAGCCTGTGGGTTCTTCTTCTGCTCGGACTTGGTGATGTTGGACGTCTGGAGGAGCCGCGCCCACTGCTCAGGCATGCCCTGGAGAAGACAACAAGAGGGCGGAGTCAGGAGCTAGAGGAAGGCAGTGGGCAGTGCCATGGAAGAGGGGGCGGAGTCAGGGGCTAAAGGAGAGCAAAGGAAGCCTCTCACGGTAAACTCCCCCGTTACAGCGTCGAAGCCAACATGGATGGTGTGCTCGAAGTCCGAGGGCGGTGAGATCTCGGGTCGCTCCTTCTTCTTGCTGCCTGCATAAGGGACATCCCATGGTTCAACATGACTTCGCCATAAAACTGGCACCCCCTACCAGCAACACAGACGCCTACCCAGAATCCATCACACGTGATGGGCATACCAACACGGATGGACATTATAAGCCAAATCTAAGACACAGTCATTAATACGGCTTGTAGTAAGCAGACCTTTCTCCACCCCAAATATGGAGATGATCTTGTTCCGCTTCCTCTCCTCAGGCACGGATGGCAGGGGCTTGGAGCTGTGATTGGCCGACAGGGGGTCCTTGCCGCCGCTGCTAAAGATGGTGCTGCTCATCCTGACAGGGGGAGCGGGGGGCTTGTCCTCCATCTCCCCGTTGTCTGACATGTCAGAGGCCCTCTGGGgtcggtggggggaggggggagggggagcagcAGAAGCACACTGGCGCCGCCCTGCAGGATCAGAGACAGAGAGCGTAACCAGCTGCAGGGCTGCTATGATTTTTCGAACCAGGTAGCTTTGGATGCCATGTGATCAACTGGAGAATGAAGATGATCATGACCACACTGCATCACCCCAATCAGCCAGAGGGGTGCCCAGAAGGCCGACACACCAGCTCACCAGCTGCATGCGAGGTGACTGGA
The Paramormyrops kingsleyae isolate MSU_618 chromosome 4, PKINGS_0.4, whole genome shotgun sequence genome window above contains:
- the pak2b gene encoding serine/threonine-protein kinase PAK 2b, producing the protein MSDNGEMEDKPPAPPVRMSSTIFSSGGKDPLSANHSSKPLPSVPEERKRNKIISIFGVEKGSKKKERPEISPPSDFEHTIHVGFDAVTGEFTGMPEQWARLLQTSNITKSEQKKNPQAVLDVLKFYDSTGNNKQKYLSFSSEKDGFPSGAQPPAKKGTEPSVAQSQDLDDDDEEAPPPVVAPRPEHTKSVYTRSVIDPIPLPTTSPEGDAASRAADKQKKKGKMTDEEIMDKLRTIVSIGDPKKKYTRYEKIGQGASGTVFTAIDVATGQEVAIKQINLQKQPKKELIINEILVMKELKNPNIVNFLDSFLVGDELFVVMEYLAGGSLTDVVTETCMDEAQIAAVCRECLQALEFLHANQVIHRDIKSDNVLLGMDGSVKLTDFGFCAQITPEQSKRSTMVGTPYWMAPEVVTRKAYGPKVDIWSLGIMAIEMVEGEPPYLNENPLRALYLIATNGTPELQNPEKLSPIFRDFLNRCLEMDVEKRGGGKELLQHPFLKLAKPLSSLTPLILAAKEAMKSNR